From a single Trachemys scripta elegans isolate TJP31775 chromosome 17, CAS_Tse_1.0, whole genome shotgun sequence genomic region:
- the NDUFA8 gene encoding NADH dehydrogenase [ubiquinone] 1 alpha subcomplex subunit 8 → MPGSLQVPSLEELDVQEVSVSSSVLKAAAHHYGSQCDKPNKEFMLCRWEEKDPRKCLKEGKQVNQCALEFFRKIKAHCAEPFTEYWTCIDYTNLQELRRCRKQQLAFDNCVLENLGWVRPDLGELSKVTKVQTDRPIPENVYHSRPRPEPNPPIEGDLKPAKYGSRLFFWNW, encoded by the exons ATGCCGGGCTCGCTGCAGGTGCCCTCGCTGGAGGAGCTcgatgtgcaggag GTGAGCGTCAGCTCCTCGGTGCTGAAAGCGGCAGCCCATCACTACGGCTCGCAATGCGACAAGCCCAACAAGGAGTTCATGCTGTGCCGCTGGGAGGAGAAGGACCCCCGGAAATGCTTAAAGGAAGGGAAGCAAGTCAATCAATGTGCACTGGAGTTTTTCAG GAAGATTAAGGCACACTGTGCAGAACCTTTTACTGAATACTGGACTTGTATTGATTATACCAACCTTCAAGAGCTTCGTCGTTGCCGAAAACAGCAGCTGGCATTTGATAATTGTGTGCTGGAGAACTTGGGCTGGGTGAGACCTGATCTGGGAGAGCTGTCGAAG GTCACGAAAGTGCAGACTGACCGACCTATCCCTGAGAATGTCTATCATTCCAGACCAAGACCAGAGCCAAATCCGCCCATTGAAGGAGATTTGAAGCCTGCTAAATATGGCAGCAGGCTTTTTTTCTGGAACTGGTAA